One window of the Streptomyces sp. NBC_00259 genome contains the following:
- a CDS encoding VanW family protein, giving the protein MARVSRAARNRRYVLPAAGGAVVLAFGGLYTAGLTTGDIAGGTQVRGVDIGGMSRSEAQQVLDLQLGPSFAAPLTLKIGDRVEKAAPGTLGLSLDTAATAERAASTSLDPGTVIGRLFTSQHEDVEPVIRVDERKSRAAIDRIRTTAKRDVRDGAIAFEEGRAMAVAPVTGTSLITDRALDTLRDGYVRAASARPIVMPVKRTPPRIGPRETERAMTEFAQPAMSGPITLTLAGKSITVDPSTLGRHLTMKPGADNRLTPALDSKSLLADPEVSGPVRQAAQGPRIAELGLDGDRVVVTRDSRVGHEVTEQALGQAVLPLLTRTGTARTGEIPAKAVQPEFSSASVQQLGIKEKVSSFTVQFPAAPYRITNISRAVERINGSVVLPGHEWSFNRTVGERTKENGFVDGIMINDGQYVKSPGGGVSAVATTMFNALFFAGVKPVEYGAHSFYIERYPEGREATVAWGTLDLRWLNDSGHALYVRAESTDTSVTISFLGTKKYDEIRATKGPRTHIKAPGTRTGTGPECEVQTPLEGFDVAVDRIFVQGGREVGRENFKTHYTPRDKVTCTPKEAASPAPSADKPKAPPVPVAGDGPEGS; this is encoded by the coding sequence ATGGCACGCGTATCCCGCGCAGCACGCAACCGGCGGTACGTTCTGCCCGCCGCCGGCGGGGCGGTCGTCCTGGCCTTCGGCGGTCTCTACACCGCCGGGCTGACGACGGGGGACATCGCCGGGGGCACGCAGGTGCGGGGGGTCGACATCGGCGGGATGAGCAGGTCGGAGGCCCAGCAGGTCCTGGACCTGCAGCTCGGTCCGTCCTTCGCGGCACCGCTCACGTTGAAGATCGGCGACCGGGTCGAGAAGGCGGCTCCCGGCACCCTCGGCCTGTCCCTGGACACGGCCGCGACCGCCGAGCGTGCCGCGAGCACCTCGCTCGACCCCGGCACGGTGATCGGCAGGCTCTTCACCTCGCAGCACGAGGACGTCGAGCCGGTGATACGCGTGGACGAGCGCAAGAGCCGGGCCGCGATCGACCGAATCCGTACGACCGCGAAGCGTGACGTCCGCGACGGAGCGATAGCGTTCGAGGAGGGCCGGGCGATGGCCGTCGCCCCGGTCACCGGCACCTCCCTGATCACGGACCGGGCCCTGGACACCCTCCGGGACGGTTATGTGCGCGCGGCGAGCGCCCGGCCGATCGTCATGCCCGTGAAGCGGACACCGCCGCGGATAGGGCCCCGGGAGACCGAGCGGGCCATGACGGAGTTCGCGCAGCCCGCGATGTCCGGGCCTATCACGCTCACCCTCGCCGGGAAGTCCATCACCGTCGACCCGTCCACGCTGGGCCGGCATCTGACCATGAAGCCGGGGGCCGACAACCGCCTCACGCCGGCCCTCGACTCCAAGAGTCTGCTCGCCGACCCCGAGGTCTCGGGCCCGGTGCGCCAGGCCGCGCAGGGACCCCGGATCGCCGAGCTCGGGCTCGACGGCGACCGGGTGGTGGTGACCCGCGACAGCCGTGTCGGCCACGAGGTGACCGAGCAGGCGCTCGGCCAGGCGGTGCTGCCCCTGCTGACCCGCACGGGCACGGCCCGTACCGGTGAGATTCCCGCCAAGGCCGTCCAGCCCGAGTTCTCGAGCGCCTCGGTACAGCAGCTCGGCATCAAGGAGAAGGTCTCCTCCTTCACCGTCCAGTTCCCGGCGGCCCCCTACCGCATCACCAACATCTCCCGCGCCGTCGAACGCATCAACGGCTCGGTCGTGCTCCCCGGCCATGAGTGGAGCTTCAACCGGACCGTCGGTGAGCGCACCAAGGAGAACGGCTTCGTCGACGGCATCATGATCAACGACGGTCAGTATGTGAAGTCGCCCGGCGGGGGCGTCTCCGCCGTCGCCACCACCATGTTCAACGCCCTGTTCTTCGCCGGCGTCAAGCCGGTGGAGTACGGCGCACACTCGTTCTACATCGAGCGCTATCCCGAGGGCCGCGAAGCCACGGTGGCCTGGGGCACCCTCGATCTGCGCTGGCTGAACGACTCCGGCCACGCGCTGTACGTCCGCGCCGAGTCCACCGACACCTCGGTGACCATCAGCTTCCTCGGTACGAAGAAGTACGACGAGATACGCGCGACGAAGGGGCCGCGGACCCACATCAAGGCGCCGGGCACGCGCACCGGCACCGGCCCCGAGTGCGAGGTCCAGACCCCGCTCGAAGGGTTCGACGTCGCCGTGGACCGGATCTTCGTCCAAGGCGGCCGAGAGGTCGGCCGGGAGAACTTCAAGACCCACTACACACCGCGCGACAAGGTCACGTGCACCCCGAAGGAAGCGGCATCCCCCGCACCGTCCGCGGACAAGCCGAAGGCACCACCCGTACCCGTGGCGGGCGACGGCCCCGAGGGCAGCTGA